A window from Mycobacterium saskatchewanense encodes these proteins:
- the yhjD gene encoding inner membrane protein YhjD: MNEPAKPGILDRLRARYDWLDHAVRAYQRFDDRNGGFFAAGLTYYTIFALFPLLMVGFAVFGFLLATRPRLLGTIDDHIRAQVSGPLGNQLLELIDSAIDARTSVGVIGLATAAWGGLSWISHLRQALTEMWWEHCVDSPGFVRNKVSDLLAMGGTFAVTMGTVALTTLGHEQPMAAVLRWAGIPEFLVFEWLFRGISIVVSVLVSWLLFTWMIARLPREKVSVVHSMRAGLMAAVGFEIFKQVASVYLRVVSRSPAGATFGPVLGLMVFAYITAYLVLFCTAWAATTSTDARRRRIEPPPPAIIAPRVQLDEGLSARQTLTAMGLGALVALAFSRLTRWLR; this comes from the coding sequence ATGAACGAGCCGGCCAAGCCGGGGATCCTGGACCGCCTGCGGGCCCGGTACGACTGGCTCGACCACGCCGTGCGCGCCTACCAGCGCTTCGACGACCGCAACGGCGGGTTCTTCGCGGCCGGGCTCACGTACTACACGATCTTTGCGCTGTTCCCTTTGCTGATGGTCGGTTTCGCGGTCTTCGGCTTCCTGCTCGCGACCCGTCCCCGGCTGCTGGGCACGATCGACGACCACATCCGGGCGCAGGTGTCGGGCCCGCTCGGGAACCAGCTGCTGGAGCTCATCGACTCGGCTATCGACGCGCGGACATCGGTCGGTGTCATCGGCCTGGCGACGGCGGCCTGGGGCGGCCTGAGCTGGATCTCCCATCTGCGGCAGGCCCTCACCGAGATGTGGTGGGAACACTGCGTGGACTCGCCGGGCTTCGTGCGCAACAAGGTCTCGGACCTGTTGGCGATGGGCGGGACGTTCGCGGTGACGATGGGCACCGTCGCACTGACCACGCTCGGCCACGAGCAGCCGATGGCCGCGGTGCTGAGATGGGCCGGCATACCGGAGTTCCTGGTGTTCGAATGGCTCTTCCGCGGCATCTCGATCGTGGTGTCGGTGCTGGTGTCGTGGCTGCTGTTCACCTGGATGATCGCCCGGCTGCCCCGGGAGAAGGTCAGCGTGGTCCACTCGATGCGGGCCGGGCTGATGGCGGCGGTCGGCTTCGAGATCTTCAAGCAGGTGGCCTCCGTTTACCTGCGGGTGGTGTCGCGCAGCCCGGCGGGCGCCACGTTCGGGCCGGTGCTGGGCCTGATGGTGTTCGCCTACATCACCGCCTATCTCGTGCTGTTCTGCACCGCGTGGGCGGCGACCACCTCGACCGATGCGCGCCGTCGTCGCATCGAGCCGCCGCCCCCGGCCATCATCGCCCCGCGGGTGCAGCTGGACGAGGGCCTGAGCGCGCGGCAGACGTTGACCGCGATGGGGCTGGGAGCTCTTGTGGCGCTTGCGTTTTCGCGCCTGACCCGCTGGCTGCGCTAG
- the nagA gene encoding N-acetylglucosamine-6-phosphate deacetylase, which translates to MVLDGEVARPGWLETSGGRILACGAGPPPRPTHDDFPDCTVVPGFVDMHVHGGGGASYTDPAGIIRAADFHVRQGTTTTLASLVTASPTDLLAGIRALAAASHEGAVAGIHLEGPWLSRARCGAHDPAQTRPPDPAEIEAVLAAGGGAIRMVTLAPELPGAGEAIRRFLDAGVVVAVGHTDATYDQTERAVDAGATVATHLFNAMPPLHHREPGPALALLQDPRVTCELIADGAHVHPAVLRAAIRAAGPGRVALITDAIAAAGCGDGAYTLGAIPIDVESGVARVRGASTIAGSTATMAEIFRVAATLAGVPAAVRMTAATPAGALGLERVGHLRAGHDANLVVLDADLRVRAVMVRGDWRVTRD; encoded by the coding sequence ATGGTCCTCGACGGGGAGGTCGCCCGGCCGGGGTGGCTGGAGACGTCCGGCGGCCGAATCCTGGCCTGCGGCGCCGGTCCCCCGCCCCGGCCGACCCACGACGACTTCCCGGATTGCACCGTGGTGCCTGGCTTTGTCGACATGCACGTGCACGGTGGCGGCGGGGCGTCCTACACCGACCCCGCCGGCATCATCCGGGCGGCCGACTTCCATGTGCGGCAGGGCACCACCACCACGCTCGCGAGCCTGGTCACCGCCTCGCCCACCGACCTCCTCGCCGGCATTCGCGCGCTCGCCGCAGCCAGCCACGAGGGCGCGGTCGCCGGTATCCACCTGGAGGGGCCGTGGCTGAGCCGCGCGCGCTGCGGGGCGCACGACCCCGCCCAGACGCGTCCCCCCGACCCCGCGGAGATCGAGGCCGTGCTGGCTGCCGGTGGCGGCGCCATCCGGATGGTCACGCTGGCCCCGGAACTGCCCGGTGCCGGTGAGGCGATCCGGCGCTTCCTGGACGCGGGAGTCGTTGTGGCCGTTGGCCATACCGATGCGACCTACGACCAGACCGAGCGCGCCGTCGACGCCGGTGCCACGGTCGCCACCCACCTGTTCAACGCGATGCCGCCACTGCATCACCGCGAGCCGGGGCCGGCGCTGGCGCTGCTACAGGACCCGCGGGTGACGTGCGAGCTCATCGCCGACGGCGCGCACGTGCACCCGGCCGTCCTCCGCGCGGCGATCCGGGCCGCGGGACCCGGCCGCGTCGCGCTGATCACCGACGCCATCGCCGCGGCCGGATGTGGCGACGGCGCATACACACTCGGCGCCATACCGATCGACGTGGAGTCCGGTGTCGCGCGGGTGCGCGGCGCGTCGACGATCGCGGGCAGCACCGCCACCATGGCCGAGATCTTCCGAGTCGCCGCCACGCTCGCGGGAGTGCCCGCCGCCGTGCGGATGACCGCCGCCACGCCGGCGGGGGCCCTGGGCCTCGAGCGGGTGGGGCACCTGCGCGCGGGCCACGACGCGAACCTGGTTGTGCTGGACGCCGACCTGCGTGTCAGGGCGGTGATGGTGCGCGGCGACTGGCGGGTCACCCGTGACTAG
- a CDS encoding sugar porter family MFS transporter: protein MTARPARLRGALVGLTAASVGLIYGYDLSIIAGAQLFVADDFGLTTRQQELLTTMVVLGQIPGALGAGVLANRIGRKGSVLLILVAYAAFALLDAFSVSLPMLLAARFLVGLTIGVSVVVIPVYVAESAPAAVRGSLLTAYQLAVVSGLIVGYLTGYLLAGTHSWRWMLGLAAVPAILLLPLIGRMPDTARWYLLRGRPDDARAALLRVEPTADVDAADAELAEIGRALGEEGGGAAEMLRPPYARATAFVITLGFLIQITGINAIIYYSPRIFAAMGFTGDFALLALPALVQVAGLAAVGVALLLVDRVGRRPILLCGIAMMIVADVILLLVFGRGAGGVIPGFAGVLLFIIGYTMGFGSLGWVYASESFPTRLRSIGSSAMLTSNLVANAIVAAVFLTMLHSLGGAGTFAVFAALAVFALGFVYRYAPETKGRPLEDIRHFWENGGRWEGP, encoded by the coding sequence TTGACCGCGCGGCCCGCCCGGTTGCGCGGCGCGCTGGTCGGGCTCACCGCCGCCAGCGTCGGTCTCATCTACGGCTACGACCTGTCCATCATCGCCGGCGCCCAGCTGTTCGTCGCCGACGACTTCGGGCTCACCACCCGGCAGCAGGAGCTGCTGACGACGATGGTGGTGCTTGGCCAGATCCCCGGCGCGCTCGGCGCCGGCGTGCTCGCCAACCGGATCGGTCGCAAGGGATCCGTGCTGTTGATCCTGGTCGCGTACGCGGCGTTCGCGTTGCTGGACGCGTTCTCGGTGTCGCTGCCGATGCTGCTGGCGGCGCGGTTCCTGGTGGGCCTGACCATCGGGGTGTCGGTGGTCGTCATCCCGGTGTACGTGGCGGAATCGGCCCCCGCGGCGGTGCGCGGGTCGCTGCTGACGGCCTATCAGCTCGCCGTGGTCAGCGGCCTCATCGTCGGCTACCTGACGGGCTACCTGCTGGCCGGCACCCACAGCTGGCGGTGGATGCTGGGCCTGGCCGCCGTGCCCGCAATCCTGTTGCTGCCGTTGATCGGCCGGATGCCCGACACCGCCCGGTGGTATTTGCTGCGGGGTCGGCCCGACGACGCCCGCGCCGCGCTGCTGCGCGTGGAGCCCACCGCCGACGTCGACGCCGCCGACGCGGAGCTCGCCGAGATCGGCCGTGCGCTGGGCGAGGAGGGCGGCGGAGCGGCCGAGATGCTGCGCCCCCCGTACGCGCGGGCCACCGCCTTCGTGATCACGCTCGGCTTCCTCATCCAGATCACCGGCATCAACGCGATCATCTACTACAGCCCAAGGATATTCGCGGCAATGGGCTTCACCGGCGACTTCGCCCTGCTGGCGCTGCCGGCCCTGGTGCAGGTCGCCGGGCTGGCGGCGGTGGGCGTCGCGCTGCTGCTCGTCGACAGGGTCGGGCGGCGCCCAATCCTGTTGTGCGGCATCGCGATGATGATCGTCGCCGACGTCATCCTGCTGCTGGTGTTCGGCCGCGGCGCCGGCGGGGTGATCCCCGGCTTCGCCGGGGTGCTGCTGTTCATCATCGGCTACACCATGGGTTTCGGCTCGCTGGGCTGGGTGTACGCCAGCGAGAGCTTCCCCACCCGGCTGCGGTCCATCGGCTCGAGCGCGATGCTGACGTCCAACCTGGTGGCTAACGCGATCGTCGCCGCCGTCTTCCTGACCATGCTGCATTCGCTCGGGGGCGCGGGCACTTTCGCGGTGTTCGCGGCCCTCGCGGTGTTCGCGCTGGGCTTCGTCTACCGGTATGCGCCGGAAACCAAGGGCCGCCCGCTCGAGGACATCCGCCATTTCTGGGAAAACGGCGGCCGCTGGGAAGGCCCGTGA
- a CDS encoding D-alanyl-D-alanine carboxypeptidase family protein, which yields MNVLRSASCLAAAAFLTAAPVLFATPGALPKAAAEPNPGPNAAPANCPFKVNTPPAVDSSEAPQAGDPPIPLAVPAKPVGGDALGGCGIVTAPDTPPLPTDVSADAWLVADLDSGAVVAAKDPHGRHRPASIIKVLVAMASINAFNLNKSVPGTAEDAAAEGTKVGVDEGGVFTINQLLHGLLMHSGNDAAHALAMQLGGMQQAVEKINVLAAKLGGRDTRVATPSGLDGPGMSTSAYDIGLFYRYAWQNPTFADIVATRSFDFPGHGDHPGYELENDNQLLYKYPGALGGKTGYTDDAGQTFVGAANRNGRRLMAVLLHGTRVPIAPWEQAAHLLDYGFATPQGTQVGSLIEPDPSLLPKHDSATDRQTGAQAAGLIPSGDAMPVRVGVAVVGTIVVFSLIMVARSMNRRPQHR from the coding sequence ATGAACGTACTGCGCTCCGCATCTTGCCTGGCAGCGGCGGCTTTCCTGACGGCGGCCCCGGTGCTGTTCGCGACTCCCGGCGCCCTCCCGAAGGCGGCCGCCGAGCCGAACCCGGGCCCCAACGCGGCGCCGGCGAACTGCCCCTTCAAGGTCAACACCCCGCCAGCGGTCGACTCGTCGGAGGCGCCGCAGGCCGGCGACCCGCCGATCCCGCTTGCGGTGCCGGCCAAGCCGGTCGGCGGCGACGCGCTGGGCGGCTGCGGCATCGTCACGGCGCCGGATACACCGCCGCTGCCGACCGACGTGTCGGCCGACGCGTGGCTGGTGGCCGACCTCGACAGCGGCGCCGTCGTTGCCGCCAAGGACCCGCACGGCCGGCACCGGCCCGCGAGCATCATCAAGGTGCTCGTCGCGATGGCGTCGATCAACGCGTTCAACCTCAACAAGTCGGTGCCCGGCACCGCCGAGGACGCCGCCGCCGAGGGCACCAAGGTGGGCGTCGACGAAGGCGGGGTGTTCACGATCAACCAGCTGCTGCACGGGCTGCTGATGCACTCCGGCAACGACGCCGCCCACGCGCTGGCCATGCAGCTCGGCGGGATGCAGCAGGCGGTGGAGAAGATCAACGTGCTGGCCGCCAAGCTCGGCGGCCGCGACACCCGGGTGGCGACGCCGTCCGGCCTGGACGGCCCGGGCATGAGCACGTCTGCGTACGACATCGGGCTGTTCTACCGCTACGCCTGGCAGAACCCGACTTTCGCCGACATCGTCGCCACGCGCTCGTTCGACTTTCCCGGCCACGGGGACCACCCCGGCTACGAGCTGGAGAACGACAACCAGCTGCTCTACAAGTATCCCGGCGCGCTCGGCGGCAAGACCGGGTACACCGACGACGCCGGCCAGACGTTCGTGGGCGCGGCCAACCGCAACGGGCGGCGGCTGATGGCCGTGCTGCTGCACGGGACGCGGGTGCCGATCGCCCCCTGGGAACAGGCGGCGCACCTGCTCGACTACGGCTTTGCCACCCCGCAGGGCACCCAGGTCGGATCGCTGATCGAGCCCGACCCGTCGCTGCTGCCGAAGCACGACAGCGCCACGGACCGGCAGACCGGCGCGCAGGCGGCGGGCCTCATCCCGTCGGGGGACGCGATGCCCGTGCGGGTGGGCGTCGCCGTCGTCGGCACCATCGTCGTGTTTAGCTTGATCATGGTCGCACGCTCGATGAACCGCCGGCCCCAACACCGTTGA
- a CDS encoding aspartate aminotransferase family protein: MTDNLWLHFTRHGAGATPPIITRGDGVTIYDDRGKSYLDGLSGLFTVQVGHGRTELADVAARQASTLAYFPLWGYATPPAIELAERVAGHTPGDLNRVFFTTGGTEAVETAWKLAKQYFKLTGKPGKHKVISRWVAYHGTTQGALAITGLPKYKAPFEPVTPGGFRVPNTNFYRAPEPFQTDLKAFGRWAADRVAEAIEFEGPDTVAAVFLEPVQNAGGSIPPPPGYFERVREICDAYDVLLVSDEVICAFGRIGSMFACEDFGYVPDMITCAKGLTSGYSPLGAMIASERLFEPFDDGKTMFPHGYTFGGHPVSAAVGLANLDIFEREGLNDRVKQHAAGFRATLEKLYDLPIVGDVRGEGYFYGVELVKDQATKETFTDDERRSLLPRVGAALFENGLYCRTDDRGDSVIQLAPPLISGPAEFDTIEAVLRAVLSEESRRL, from the coding sequence ATGACCGACAACCTGTGGCTGCACTTCACCCGGCACGGCGCGGGCGCGACGCCGCCGATCATCACCCGCGGCGACGGCGTCACCATCTACGACGACCGCGGCAAGAGCTACCTCGACGGCCTGTCGGGGCTGTTCACCGTGCAGGTCGGCCACGGGCGAACGGAACTCGCCGACGTTGCCGCCCGGCAGGCGAGCACCCTGGCCTACTTCCCGTTGTGGGGGTATGCCACCCCGCCCGCGATCGAGCTGGCCGAGCGCGTCGCCGGCCACACGCCGGGCGACCTGAACCGGGTGTTCTTCACCACCGGCGGCACCGAGGCCGTCGAGACCGCCTGGAAGCTGGCCAAGCAGTACTTCAAGCTGACCGGCAAACCCGGTAAGCACAAGGTGATCTCGCGCTGGGTCGCCTACCACGGCACCACGCAGGGGGCGCTGGCGATCACCGGGCTGCCCAAGTACAAGGCGCCGTTCGAGCCGGTCACCCCGGGGGGCTTCCGGGTGCCCAACACCAACTTCTACCGCGCTCCCGAACCGTTCCAAACCGACCTCAAGGCCTTCGGGAGGTGGGCCGCCGATCGGGTCGCCGAGGCCATCGAGTTCGAGGGCCCTGACACCGTCGCGGCCGTCTTCCTCGAGCCGGTGCAGAACGCGGGCGGCAGCATCCCGCCTCCGCCGGGTTATTTCGAGCGGGTCCGCGAGATCTGCGACGCCTACGACGTGCTGCTGGTCTCCGACGAGGTGATCTGCGCGTTCGGCCGGATCGGGTCGATGTTCGCCTGTGAGGACTTCGGCTACGTGCCCGACATGATCACCTGCGCCAAGGGACTGACGTCGGGCTACTCACCCCTGGGCGCGATGATCGCCAGCGAGCGGTTGTTCGAGCCCTTCGACGACGGCAAAACGATGTTCCCGCACGGCTATACGTTCGGCGGCCACCCGGTGTCGGCCGCCGTCGGGCTGGCCAACCTCGACATCTTCGAGCGCGAGGGCCTCAACGATCGCGTCAAACAGCACGCGGCCGGCTTCCGGGCGACCCTGGAGAAGCTGTACGACCTGCCGATCGTCGGCGACGTGCGCGGCGAGGGCTACTTCTACGGCGTCGAATTGGTCAAGGACCAGGCGACGAAGGAGACCTTCACCGATGACGAGCGCCGGTCGCTGCTGCCGCGGGTCGGTGCGGCGCTGTTCGAGAACGGGTTGTACTGCCGCACCGACGATCGCGGCGACTCCGTCATCCAGCTGGCGCCGCCGCTGATCAGCGGCCCCGCCGAGTTCGACACCATCGAGGCCGTCCTGCGCGCGGTGCTCAGCGAGGAGTCCCGGCGCCTATAG
- a CDS encoding sigma-70 family RNA polymerase sigma factor, which yields MTSTREVAQFEALRPHLMAVAYRLTGTVADAEDIVQEAWLRWDRQKSDIADLRAWLTTVVSRLGLDRLRSARHRREAYTGNWLPEPVVAPLSREADPLSAVVAREDARFAAMVVLERLSPDQRVAFVLHDGFVVPFAEVARVLGTTEAAARQLASRARKAVAAQPPPEPDPSHDAVVGRLLAAMAAGDVDAVVALLHPDVILTGDSNGKAPTAVQVIHGRDKVVRFMLGLAERYGPAFFTAQQLARVNGELGAYTAGTPGGDGHRGMLPRITAFTVRDGKVCALWDIANPDKFTGSPLRTPARPTESGMPHRN from the coding sequence ATGACCTCAACCCGGGAGGTCGCCCAATTCGAGGCGCTGCGACCGCATCTCATGGCCGTCGCGTACCGGTTGACGGGCACGGTGGCCGACGCCGAGGACATCGTGCAGGAGGCCTGGCTGCGCTGGGACCGCCAGAAGTCTGACATCGCCGACCTCCGCGCGTGGCTGACGACGGTGGTCAGCCGGCTCGGCCTGGACAGGCTCCGGTCGGCCAGGCATCGCCGCGAGGCCTACACCGGCAACTGGCTGCCCGAACCCGTCGTCGCGCCGTTGTCCCGGGAGGCCGACCCGCTGTCCGCCGTGGTGGCCCGCGAGGACGCCCGGTTCGCCGCGATGGTGGTGCTGGAGCGACTGTCGCCGGATCAGCGGGTGGCGTTCGTGCTGCACGACGGGTTCGTCGTGCCGTTCGCCGAGGTGGCGCGGGTGCTCGGCACCACCGAGGCCGCCGCCCGCCAGCTGGCGTCGCGGGCGCGCAAGGCGGTCGCCGCGCAGCCGCCGCCGGAACCCGACCCCTCGCACGACGCGGTGGTCGGCCGCCTGCTGGCCGCCATGGCCGCCGGCGACGTGGACGCGGTGGTGGCGCTGCTGCACCCGGACGTGATCTTGACCGGCGACTCGAACGGCAAGGCGCCCACAGCCGTTCAGGTCATCCATGGCCGCGACAAGGTGGTGCGGTTCATGCTCGGCCTGGCCGAGCGCTACGGCCCGGCCTTCTTTACCGCCCAGCAGCTCGCCCGGGTCAACGGCGAGCTCGGCGCCTACACCGCGGGCACCCCCGGTGGCGACGGCCACCGGGGCATGCTGCCGCGGATCACGGCGTTCACCGTGCGCGACGGGAAGGTCTGCGCGCTGTGGGACATCGCCAATCCCGACAAGTTCACCGGCTCTCCGCTGCGGACGCCGGCGCGGCCCACGGAATCCGGCATGCCGCACCGGAACTGA